The Chlamydiota bacterium genome segment GACTGAAGCCCCTTCAGTCACTAAGGTTCGTATAAGCTCGCAGGATTTATAAGCAGCAATAGAACCACAAATCCCTACCAGAATTTTTTTTCCTTTTAAAGTCTCTTTAGACCTCATGCTTCACCTTTTAAGATTGAATGTTGCAATTTTTCAATGAAAGGTTTTTGACGGGAAGTACGATGTTTTTCTGCAATCATGATCGATCGAATTTTCTCAACGGTTACATCAATATTATCATTAACAACCGCATAATCATAATTGAGAATACACTTTAATTCACGGCGAGCTTCATTTAAGCGAATCATAATCTGGCTTTCGCTATCTGTTTTACGACTATAAAGCCTTCCTTTCAAGGTTTCAAGAGAAGGGGGCAGAATAAAAATAAGAACCGATGGCCGTTGAGACCGGACCTGCAAGGCCCCTTGGGTATCAATATCTAAAAGAACATCTTGCCCTCGATCAATGGCTTCATCAATCTCTTTGGCAGGGGTCCCGTAGGAATACTGAAAGACTTGAGCATGTTCTAGAAATTCATTCTTCTCTCTTCTTCTTTCAAACTCTTCTGGACTGATAAAAGAGTAATCTTTGCCATCCACTTCTCCGACTCGTGGCTTTCGAGTCGTGCAAGAAACAGAAAAATAGAGATCCGGTACGAGCTCAAGAAGCCGTGTACGAACAGTCGTCTTTCCTCCCCCCGAAGGAGATGAAAGAATCAGAAGTAAACCATTAAGTGATTTTGACTGATGCATTTACGTTTTTTGAACGAAACCTCATTCAATATTTTGAACTTGCTCTCTGATCTTCTCAAGCTCATTTCGGATTTCGACAGTAAGTTTAGAAATATCTAAATCATTGGCCTTGGAGGCAATGGTGGTGACTTCTCTATTCATTTCCTGAGTTAAAAAATCTAGAAGTCGTCCAATCGGCTCATGATTCGTCTCAACCGCTTTAAAGAATTGATCAAAGTGACTGAGTAAACGGACAATTTCTTCTGTAATATCAAGCCGCTCCGCCATGAGAGCCACCTCTCTTAAAATTCGTTCCTCGTTGGCATGATTTTCTAAAAGAAGATCTGAAAGCTTCTTCCTTAATTTTGCCTCATAGCGCTGAAGTGCCAAAGGCGCAAGCGATTGAATTTCCCTCACCTTCACTTCCATCATGCTCAGACGCTTAAGAATATCCTGAGCCAAAGCGGCCCCTTCCTGATGACGCATTTTCGAAAGCTCGTCAAGCGCCCTATTCACAGTTTCAAAGACAATGGTTTTCATCTCATCCAAATCAATCGAGGGTTTTTCAATCGATAAAATATCTTTATGCGAAAGCATATCTTTTAATGTGACTTCGTCTTTGAGTTCTAACTCATCACATAAGGTTTGAAGAGCCTCGACATATTTCTTAGCTAAATCCAGATCAATTGAAAATTCTATCGTATCTCTAGATTGCTGAACATCAATGTGGAGCTGTAACCTCCCTCGCTTTACAAATTGGGAGGCAATGTT includes the following:
- the gmk gene encoding guanylate kinase, with the translated sequence MHQSKSLNGLLLILSSPSGGGKTTVRTRLLELVPDLYFSVSCTTRKPRVGEVDGKDYSFISPEEFERRREKNEFLEHAQVFQYSYGTPAKEIDEAIDRGQDVLLDIDTQGALQVRSQRPSVLIFILPPSLETLKGRLYSRKTDSESQIMIRLNEARRELKCILNYDYAVVNDNIDVTVEKIRSIMIAEKHRTSRQKPFIEKLQHSILKGEA
- a CDS encoding YicC family protein, which produces MIKSMTGYGRAEKKNKMGSVVVEVSTTNRRYLEISMGLPKELSSLEQELKNIASQFVKRGRLQLHIDVQQSRDTIEFSIDLDLAKKYVEALQTLCDELELKDEVTLKDMLSHKDILSIEKPSIDLDEMKTIVFETVNRALDELSKMRHQEGAALAQDILKRLSMMEVKVREIQSLAPLALQRYEAKLRKKLSDLLLENHANEERILREVALMAERLDITEEIVRLLSHFDQFFKAVETNHEPIGRLLDFLTQEMNREVTTIASKANDLDISKLTVEIRNELEKIREQVQNIE